One segment of Hippopotamus amphibius kiboko isolate mHipAmp2 chromosome 2, mHipAmp2.hap2, whole genome shotgun sequence DNA contains the following:
- the NDN gene encoding necdin: protein MSEQSKDVCDPNFAAEASNSEMHSSPGVPGGPSLPASQAATLPGPERPPVGPPDAPLASQPPQAPGEEGDPKALQQAMEEGRAHQAPSAAQPGPAPPAPAQLVQKAHELMWYVLVKDQKRMIIWFPDMVKDVIGSYKKWCRSILRRTSLILARVFGLHLRLTSLHTMEFSLVKALEPEELDRVALSNRMPMTGLLLMILSLIYVKGRGARESAVWNVLRILGLRPWKKHSTFGDVRKLITEEFVQQNYLKYQRVPHVEPPEYEFFWGSRASREITKMQIMEFLARVFKKDPQAWPSRYREALEEARALREANPTAHCPRNSVSED from the coding sequence ATGTCCGAACAAAGTAAGGATGTGTGCGACCCCAACTTTGCAGCCGAGGCCTCCAACTCCGAGATGCACAGCAGCCCGGGGGTTCCCGGGGGGCCCTCTCTGCCCGCATCTCAGGCCGCGACCCTCCCAGGGCCAGAGCGTCCTCCTGTAGGCCCGCCCGACGCCCCTCTGGCCTCTCAGCCGCCCCAGGCCCCAGGCGAAGAGGGAGACCCGAAGGCCCTGCAGCAGGCCATGGAGGAAGGCCGCGCCCACCAGGCCCCTAGCGCAGCCCAGCCCGGCCCGGCGCCGCCGGCCCCGGCACAGCTGGTGCAGAAGGCGCACGAGCTCATGTGGTACGTACTGGTCAAGGACCAGAAGAGGATGATCATCTGGTTCCCAGACATGGTGAAGGATGTCATCGGCAGTTACAAGAAGTGGTGCAGAAGCATCCTCAGGCGCACCAGCCTCATCCTCGCCCGGGTGTTCGGGCTGCACCTGAGGCTGACCAGCTTGCACACCATGGAGTTCTCTCTGGTCAAAGCTCTGGAGCCCGAAGAGCTGGACAGGGTCGCTCTGAGCAACCGCATGCCAATGACAGGCCTCCTGCTGATGATCCTGAGCCTCATCTACGTGAAGGGTCGTGGCGCCCGAGAGAGTGCCGTCTGGAACGTCCTGCGCATCCTGGGGCTGAGGCCGTGGAAGAAGCACTCCACCTTCGGAGACGTGAGAAAGCTCATCACCGAGGAATTCGTCCAGCAGAACTACCTAAAGTACCAGCGCGTCCCCCACGTCGAGCCCCCTGAGTACGAGTTTTTCTGGGGCTCCCGTGCCAGCCGTGAAATCACCAAGATGCAGATCATGGAGTTCCTGGCCAGGGTCTTTAAGAAAGACCCCCAGGCCTGGCCTTCCCGCTACAGGGAAGCTCTGGAAGAGGCCAGAGCCCTGAGGGAGGCCAACCCCACTGCCCACTGCCCCCGCAACAGTGTCTCCGAGGACTAG